ACGTATTAAACCATGCAGTGGCGGGCCGTAACCATACCGTCTCTGCTATGACCCATGTGCGTCTTTTTGATTCTGACTATACCTTCTTTGGCAAGATATACGGTCAATGGGACAACTCATGGGGTGACGATCTGGATATGTTTTATGGACTCGGTTATCTGGAGTGGAGTGGAGATTGGGGTTTCTTTAAACCTTATATCGGCTTGCATAACCAATCAGGTGACTATGTATCACCGAAATATGGACAGACCAGTGGATGGAATGGATATGTTATTGGTTGGACTGCTGTTTATAACTTCTCTTTATTTGGTGAAAGCTTTGTTTTATCTGACTGGAATGAAGTCGAGATTGATAGAAATGATGCTTACACGGAGCAGCAATTCGGTCGAAATGGTTTAAATGGAGGATTAACGCTGGCATGGAAGTTTTATCCACGATGGAAGGCATCTGTAACGTATCGTTATTTTGAGAACAAATTAGGTTATGACGGATATGGGGATCAGATGATTTATATGGTCGGATATTCATTTTAATTAAAATTAAAGGAACTGAAATGAAAAGAACAGTCATTGCCAGCATGATTGGGCTGGCACTGTGCGCCGGGAGCACATTACAAACCGCGCAGGCTGCTGCGGATAAACGCCCTAATTTAGTCATCATTCTTGCGGATGATTTGGGTTATGGCGATCTGGCGGTTTATGGTCATCAAATCGTTAAAACACCGAATATCGATAAATTGGCTCAGGATGGTGTGAGATTTACGGATTACTATGCGCCAGCTCCGCTTTGCTCCCCTTCTCGTGCTGGGTTATTGACTGGACGTATGCCGTTCCGCACGGGGATCCGTTCCTGGATCCCGGAAGGGAAAGATGTGGCATTGGGCCGTAATGAGCTGACGATTGCTAATCTGCTGAAAGCGCAAGGCTACGACACGGCGATGATGGGTAAATTACACCTCAATGCCGGCGGTGATCGAACAGACCAACCGCAAGCTAAGGATATGGGGTTTGACTATGGCCTGGTGAATACAGCCGGGTTTGTGACCGATTCCACTTTAGATAACGCGAAAGAGCGCCCACGCTATGGCACCGTGCATCCGACCGGATTCGCGCGTAATGGCAAACCGATTGGCAGAGCAGAAACATTTAGCGGTGAACTGGTTAGTTCAGAAGTCGTTAACTGGCTGGATAACAAGAAAGACGATAAACCGTTCTTCTTATACGTTGCATTTACCGAGGTCCATAGCCCGCTGGCCTCACCGAAAAAGTACCTCGATATGTATTCGCAATATATGAGTGCCTACCAGAAACAGCATCCGGATCTGTTCTACGGTGATTGGGCTGATAAACCTTGGCGTGGCACAGGTGAGTATTACGCCAACGTCAGTTATATGGATGCTCAGGTTGGTAAAGTAATGGATAAGATAAAGGCAATGGGTGAAGAAGATAACACCATTGTTATCTTTACTAGTGATAACGGACCTGTCACTCGTGAAGCGCGTAAAGTGTATGAGTTAAACCTGGCGGGTGAAACGGATGGTCTTCGCGGTCGTAAAGATAATCTGTGGGAGGGCGGGATCCGCGTTCCGGCAATTATCAAATATGGTAAGCATATTCCGCAGGGAATGGTGACAGATACGCCTGTCTATGGCCTCGACTGGTTGCCGACGCTGGCAAACATGATGAACTTCAAGCTCCCTACCGATCGCACCTATGATGGGCAGTCTTTGATTCCATTGCTGGAACAGAAAACCTTAAAACGTGAAAAACCGCTGATTTTCGGTATCGATATGCCATTCCAGGATGACCCTACTGATGAATGGGCTATTCGTGATGGCGACTGGAAAATGATCATCGATCGTGAGAATAAACCCAAGTACCTCTATAACCTGAAAAAAGATCGTTTCGAGACACTGAACCAGATCGGCAAACAGCCTGATATTGAGAAACAACTCTACGGTAAATTCCTGAAATATAAACAGGATATTGATAACGACTCGTTAATGAAAGCACGCGGTGATAAGCCTACGCCGGTCACCTGGGGCTAATCGAATAATTATAAGAAATACCATGTATGCCACTTAGGGCTCTGCCCGCCTGGCTCAGCGTTTTAGCTCTGAGCCAGGTTCTTTTATTTATAGGCTTGAATGATGATGAGCAGGAAAAGTTGCCAGGTCATGATTAAACCGACGGGTTCGGTATGCAATCTGGATTGTAAATACTGTTTTTACCTGGAGAAAGAGAAGCTCTATCCCCAGAGAAAAGCCAATTACAGGATGTCTGAAGATACGCTTGAATTGTTTATCAAACAGCATATCGCCGCGCAGGATGTGGATGAGGTGATTTTTGCCTGGCAAGGAGGGGAGCCAACGTTGATGGGGCTGCCATTTTTTCGACGGGCGGTCGAACTTCAGCAGATATACGCGGGTGAAAAGACAATAATCAATACTTTCCAGACCAACGGTATTTTGATTGATAACGAATGGGCGATGTTTTTTAAGCAGCATAACGTCCTGGTTGGGATTTCTATTGACGGTGATGCAGCTTTGCATGATGAATGGCGCGTTACGCGTTCAGGAAAGCCGACACACGAAAAGGTTGAGCAAGCCATTAAATGTCTGGTACGTCACGGTGTCGAGTTTAATACGCTGACGGTCGTTAACCGTACAAATATGCGTTATCCGCTGCAGGTCTATGAATATCTTAAAAGCATTGGCAGCCGCTATATGCAGTTTATTCCGCTGGTTGAGAGAGGTGGTGACGCAGGATTGGCACATCCTGTTGATAAACAAACTGTAATGATGTCCTGGTCTGTTGATCCCATCGAATTTGGCCATTTTCTTAATGCAATCTTTGATGTCTGGATCCGTAACGACATTGGCGATGTAGGTGTACAGATTTTCGAGCAAACTTTAGTGGCCTGGTGTGGATTACCGCCACAGGTATGTGTATTTGCGCCAACCTGCGGTAGTGCGTTTGCGCTGGAAATGAATGGTGATGTCTATAATTGCGATCATTTTGTTTACCCACAGTACAAACTGGGAAATATCCAGGATATGACGTTGCGCGCAATGAACAACAGTCAACAGAATCGACAGTTTGGCGACGATAAGCGCCGAACAATGGCACGGGAATGTCATGCCTGTCAGTGGCAGTTTGCCTGTTATGGTGGTTGCCCTAAGCATCGTTTTTTACCTTCGGTTTCTGGTTCTTCGAATCAAAACTACCTGTGCGCGGGTTACCAGGCTTTTTTTGCCCATACCAGCCCAACGATGAATGCGATGAAAACGCTCTATGAAAATGGATTTTCACCCGCAGAGATAAAATCAATATTTGTGTGATAGCAATATTCGCAGGGAGTGAATATGTTTTCTCAAATCAATGTAGATGTGTGTAAAACACCCGATTGTAAAAACCTCGGAGTCTTTAATAGCCCTGATTATTTGGCACAGGGGAAAAATATCCTGTGCCGGGAATGTGGCTTTTTTTTCCCTATCATTTCTGAGCGCTCTCTTAACCTTTTTCGTCAGTCGGTAAACCAGTCATGGAAGGGGTTGGTTAAGGTTTGCCCAACATGCGGCAGTTCCTCATTAAAAAAGTATGGTTTTTCCGCTCAGGGGGAACCGCGAGTTTATTGCCTGCAATGTCATAAAACGTTTATTTCTCCTGTCAGGCATAAAGACGATCCTCGTCTGGAAGATCTTGCCCGGCTTATCCTGGAGGGTGCTTCACTTGTTGATATTCGTACGGCGCTTTCTGTCGACAGCACGGGCCTGAACCGCGTTCTACTAAAATTATCCCGTAAGGCAAATCAGGCTGAACGTGAGTTTGTTATTCCGAAATTCGACCTGGTGATGAGTACGCGTGCTTTTCGGATTAGATTTAACGGTAGTGACAACAGTCTGTATGTTCTGGTTACCGTTGAGGAGAATAGCGGTCGGGTTATTGCCGTTTCGACTAATTATTCAACCCAGCCTGTTGAGGGTGAGTACCAGTATGCTTCCTACTATGAAGAACGTTTACCCCCCGGAACGTTAGCGCATCTTGTCCAGCGCAAGGAACTGATGACAATGCGACGAAATACCTTGTTTGATGTGGATTATGGTCCTGCAACGCTATACAGAAACGATTCCGGAATGCTGGTAAAACCTGTCCTGCCGGCTTATCGGCATTTTGAGTTAGTCAAAACACTTACTGATGAACGCTCCCTCAATGTTCAGCATTACATTGACCATGAGTGCTTCATATTAGGTGGTTGTATGATGGCTAATTTACAGCACGTTCAGCAAGGGCGCTGCCATATCTCGTTTGTGAAGGAAAGAGGGGACAGGCCTGCGCAAAGTGATATTCCGTACCGCATGTTTCAAAGTGGGGGGATTCGTAATAATGTCTGGCGTACCTATTCTACCCAAGATTATGCGATAGCGGCATGTAACCTAACGAGTAATAAAAAAACAGGCATGCTACGTCATGCTACGCTTGCCGGAGCAACGGAATTTATTACGTACATCAATAATCATCCGTTTCTGACACAAATTAACCATATGTCACCCGGTAATGTCGTCTCAACGCTGGATTATCTCCGCTATGCATTCAATGCCCGTCACATCGAACGACATGACTACTAAGAGTACTGATTTTCAGCCGTTCCCACCTGGATTCATTCTTCGTAAAAACCGATCTATCAATCACAAATAATCTAATTTTAACGAGCTTTTTGAGGGTGTAAGATAGTATTTACGAAGTATTCACCCAATAGAGAGAATAAAAGTGAAACATCTGCATCGTTTTTTTAGTAGTGACGCCTCGGGGGGCATCATTCTGATCATCGCTGCCGTGGTCGCTATGCTGATGGCAAACATCGGGGTAACCAGTGGATGGTACCACGCCTTTTTGGAAACGCCCGTTCAACTGCGGGTTGGCGCGCTTGAGATCAACAAAAATATGCTGCTGTGGATCAACGACGCGTTGATGGCGGTGTTCTTCCTGTTGATTGGTCTGGAGGTGAAGCGTGAGTTGATGCAAGGCTCGCTGGCCAGCCTGCGTCAGGCAGCGTTTCCGATCATTGCCGCTATCGGGGGCATGATTGTCCCGGCGCTGCTGTACCTGGCATTCAACTATGCCGATCCCATCACCCGTGAAGGGTGGGCGATCCCGGCGGCAACGGACATCGCTTTTGCGTTAGGTGTGCTGGCGTTGTTGGGCAGCCGCGTTCCGCTGGCGTTGAAAATATTCCTGATGGCGCTGGCGATTATTGATGACCTCGGCGCTATCGTAATCATCGCACTGTTCTACACCAGCGATCTCTCGCTGCTGTCGCTGGGCGTTGCCGCGTGTGCCATTCTCGTCCTGGCGGCCTTGAATCTGTGTGGCGTGAGACGTACCGGGATTTATATTCTGGTGGGCGTGGTGCTATGGACTGCGGTACTGAAGTCCGGCGTGCATGCGACGCTGGCTGGCGTGATCGTCGGTTTCTTCATTCCGTTAAAGGAAAAACACGGGCGTTCACCGGCGAAGCGACTGGAGCATGTTCTGCATCCATGGGTGGCATACCTGATCCTGCCACTGTTTGCCTTCGCCAACGCGGGCGTTTCACTGCAGGGCGTTACTATTGATGGACTGACCTCGGTGTTACCGCTGGGGATCATTGCTGGTTTGTTGATCGGCAAACCGCTGGGTATCAGCCTGTTTTGCTGGCTGGCGTTACGCCTTAAGGTGGCGCAATTGCCGGAGGGAACGAACTTCCAGCAAATTATGGCGGTCGGCATTCTGTGCGGCATTGGCTTTACGATGTCGATTTTCATCGCCAGCCTGGCGTTTGGGAACGTCGATCCTGAGCTGATTAACTGGGCGAAACTGGGGATCCTGATCGGTTCCTTGCTGTCGGCGGTAATAGGTTACTGCTGGTTACGCACCCGGTTGAACGCGTCAGCCTGACGGGATAACCCTTTTGTGACAATTTTCAGGGAGTGAGTATGTCTCATATAAACTACAACCACCTGTACTACTTTTGGCATGTCTATAAAGAAGGTTCGGTGGTTGGCGCTGCAGAAGCGCTTTATCTGACGCCGCAGACCATTACCGGGCAGATTAAAGCGCTTGAGGAACGTTTGCAGGGAAAGCTGTTCAAGCGCAAGGGGCGTGGACTGGAGCCTAGTGAGTTAGGCGAATTGGTTTTTCGTTATGCGGATAAGATGTTCACCTTAAGCCAGGAAATGCTGGATATCGTGAACTACCGCAAAGAGTCTAATTTACTGTTTGATGTCGGCGTGGCGGATGCGCTATCGAAGCAGCTGGTCAGCAGCGTGCTGGATGCCGCTGTGGTTGAAGATGAACAAATCCATCTGCGTTGTTTTGAGTCAACACATGAGATGCTGTTGGATCAACTCAGTCAGCATAAGCTGGATATGATTATCTCCGACTGCCCGATCGACTCTACGCAGCAGGAAGGGCTGTTCTCAGTGCGGATAGGCGAATGCAGCGTGAGTTTTTGGTGCACCAAACCGTTGCCTGAAAAACCCTTCCCGGCCTGCCTTGAGGAGCGTCGATTACTGATCCCTGGACGTCGTTCAATGCTCGGTCGTAAGCTGCTGAATTGGATCAACTCACAAGGATTGAATGTCGAAATCCTCGGCGAGTTTGATGACGCTGCGCTGATGAAAGCGTTTGGCGCAACGCATAATGCCATTTTCGTTGCACCTACGCTGTATTCACACAATTTCTATGCCGATGATTCTATTGTTGAAATTGGACGCGTAGAGAATGTGATGGAGGAGTATCACGCCATATTTGCTGAAAGGATGATCCAGCATCCGGCGGTGCAGCGTATTTGCAATACGGACTACTCAGCACTGTTCAAGTCGCCACAGGTCTAAACGCCTTCATGTTGCCGGCTGCGGTGTACTAACCGCAGCCGGACTGTGACTACAGTTTCAACATATTACGATACTGCCCGCCTTCGCGGATAAATACCGGAATTCTGTTCAGGGGAGCGTCATAGCGCAGCGTTTGTCCTCCCTGATAGCTCTCGCCGGTTGCAAGATCCGTCCATGTTTCACCTTCCGGTAGCCAAACGTCACGCTCGCGCATACCTTCAAGCATGACGGGCGCAACCAGCAGGTCGGGGCCAAAACAGTACTGGTCGGTAATCTCCCAACTCCTTGTCTGTTCTGGGAATTCAAAAAACAGGGTGCGCATAACCGGGGCATTGCGTTCGTGTGTTTCCGCCATCACCGCTTTGATGTACGGCTTTAACTTTTCTCGCAACGTCAGACAGCCGGTCAACACTTCGCACACCTCTTCACCATAGCTCCACACTTCGTTTGCCGCCCCGGTCGGACACTGGGCAATACCGTCACGGTAAGGATGTTCTGGTAAAATCTGCGGATCGCGGTTGCCGTGCAGGCGCATCACTGGGCTAAACACGCCCCACTGGAACCAGCGAATCAGCAACTCATGAAAGTGTGGGTCGTGAATATTGCCGCCATGAAAGCCGCCAATATCTGTTGTCCACCACGGGATACCTGCAATACCCATGTTCATCCCGGCGGCAAACTGATTGCGCAGAGAACGAAACGATGAGTGGATATCACCTGACCAGACCAGCGCGCCGTATTTCTGACTTCCGGCCCAGGCGCAGCGTAGCAGGTTGATAACCTGGTCTTCGCCATCGGCTTTCATGCCGTCAAAAAAGGTTTTGGCGTACATTCGCGGGTAGATATTGCCCACTTCCAGCACCGGTCCGGCGTGGTAGCGATAATTATCGTAGTCGTAAACGCTGAACTCCGGCTCGGCTTCGTCTAGCCAGAAGAGCTTCACGCCTTTATCGTAATAGTTGCGTTTTGCTTTACCCCATACGTAGTCGCGAGCGTCGGGATGGGTGGCATCAAAGAAAGTGGTATTGCCGAGGAAATCCATATTAATCGGCAATCCGCGCTCTGTTTGCACCAGCCAGCCGTTTTCGCGCATCTCCCGATAACTCTCGGTTCGGCTATCCACGGTTGGCCAGACGGAGACCATTAGCTCAATACCCAGCGATTTTAGCTCGGCGATCATGGCATCGGGATCGGGCCAGTCCCGCGAGTCGAACATCCAGTCCCCCTGATTTGGCCAGTGGAAGAAATCGATCACGATTACCGAGATGGGGAGATTGCGCCGTTTGTACTCGCGGGCGACGGCGAGCAACTCCTCCTGAGTGCGATAACGTAACTTGCACTGCCAGAAGCCCATGGCGTAATCCGGCATCATCGGCGGCGTGCCCGTGGCGAGCGCATACGCCCGGCTAATTTCTGCCGGGGTATCGCCAGCGGTGATCCAGTAGTCCAGCTGCTCGCTGATTTGAGCTTCCCACTCGGTCACGTTGTGGGCGAATGTCACGCGGCCGACCGCCGGATTGTTCCATAAAAATCCGTAGCCCAGGCTTGAGAGCATAAAGGGCACCGAGGCCTGAGAGTTGCGCTGGGCCAGTTCGAGCACGCATCCTTTGAGATCCAGATTGGCCTGCTGATATTGGCCCATGCCGTAAATTTTTTCCCCTTCGGTGGCTTCGAAGCGGGCTTTAAGTGAATATTTCCCACCCTGAATAGGGCGGAATTCGCGTCCCTCAAGGTTGAGTGCGCTGACGTACTGGCCGTGAGAAGATTCATCCTCGCCAATTTCGCCCCGCAGGCGCCAGAACTCCTGCAACAGGGGTTTGTGTGGATGACGGTAAAAGGTAACTTGTCCTTTTTGATTGACGATAGCGATAATTTTGCCGTTGGTCATTGTCGCCTGGTGGTGCTCATAATCGATGTGGCAGTGGCTTTCTGCGACTGGCTCAGTCAATGCCCAGTCTTCATTTCTCATTACCGGCAGATGACGACCACTGCGTACGCGCAGGCTGTTCTCGCCCCAGGGTTCAATCCACAAATAGCGATCGTTTTGCTGCCAGACCAGACGACGCGGGTCATGTTGCACAAATGGCATGGTGGTGCCTCCATATTTTGAGGGTAAAGATTAAGAAAGTTATTGGGTGATGGTTTCCAGATCGTGGCGAATCGTCTCTTCCATTGCTTCGTACTTACGGAAGAAAAGTAGCGGGATCGCCGCGAGTGCGAAGAGTAGGGCGGGCGCCCAGATAAAGGCCCAGGTAATGCCTTCCAGGCCCGCAGCGCTTTGGGCATGGTTCGGGACATAGCCAAAACTGTTCATGATCCAGGCGGCGAAAGCGGTACCCAGACCACTGCCCATCTTGATGCAGAAAGTACTGCCGAAGGCGATAAGAATGCCCGTGGCCTTGATGCCCGTTTTCCAGGCACCGAAGTCGACGGCAAAGCCCAACATGGCAAACGGCATTGAGCAGGCGATTCCGCTACCGATATTGCCGAGCACCCAGGCCGCGATGAGGAAAGGTATGTTGTCCGCCGCCAGCCACATCAAGACGCCGCCGAACGTGGCGACCAGCAAGCCTCCTACCCATATCCAGGTTTTAGCCAGGAATTTGCTAAAGAAAGGGATGGCGATGATGAACAGGATCTGAATCGTCGCCAGACTGTTAATCAGCGGAACCAGGTCTTTGCGATCGAGGTTGTAGGTCAGATAATAAACAATGGTTGTGGACCGCTGTTGCAGGGCAATCCAGAAGATCAGATTGGCCAGCACCATCAGGATCCATGGCCAGTTACCTTTCATTGCCGTGAAACTTTTTTTCATCGGCAGTTTGGGTTCTTGCTGTATTTTATCCGCATCCATTTCGCGGATATTTTTAAAGGCGAAAAGCGTTAGCGAACAGGATATCGCAGCAAACAGAATTGCCGTGTAAATAAATCCGGCATGATCATTTCCGTTGCCTAAAAATGCAACCAGGGGTAATGCTGTGGCATTCATTAATAAAACCCCAATTTGTCCCCCGGTCATTCTCCAGGAATTTAATACCAGCCGTTCCTTAGGGGACAGAGTCATTAGAGGTAATATTGCGCTGAGCGGTGTATTGAGTCCGGTAAATAAAATACTGGCAATCATGTAGGATATTGCTGCATATATGGCTTTTCCTGTCATACTGATATCTGGAGACCAAAATGACAGCGCGCTGAATACACCAAAAGGCAGCGGTAGCCATAAGAACCAGGGACGACATTTACCGTAACGTGAACGTGTTTTATCGATAATGATCCCCCAGATTGGGGCATCTATACCATCTACGATACGCGCCAACAGCAGGATGACACCTGCTACGGCGAGACTAATACCCGCAACGTCAGTGTAGAAATATAAGATGTAGGTTGAGCCGAAACAGTACAGTAGATTACCTGCCACATCCAAAGAGCCGTAGCTAATACGCTGTAGTAAAGATAATGATGCTGACCCGCAAGACTGGGTATCCTCAATAACAGAACTCATAATAATAACTCCGATATTGGTGCGATACGCCCAGAAAAACAACTTTTACTTTCCAAGCAAGTTTTAAATATTATTTTTTATGTCGTTACTGAATTTAACCTCAGATTAAAATGAGTGAGTAAGGTGTACATGGAAAGTAGTTGACCCTACCGCAGCAATCAATTATCAAATCTTACATCAGGATTGCGTTTATTCGTTTTTGAATGAGCGATGTTTCTATTTGCTAAGGTGGTCACAGTTTTTTTAATAATGAAATAAAAAAAGGAAAACAGTGAAAGAAAATAACTTTCAAGTATTACGCGACGCGACGCGACGCGACTAACTAAGGGAGGGATAGCTGAAAAAACAGGCTGGTCAGGAAGAGCGTGGGCGAGTGAGAACAACATCAGTGGTTGAAGAGAAAAACGCCAGATAGCAGGCATAAAAAAACCCGCTTGCGCGGGTTTTTTCACAAAGCGTCGACAAGCAGGCGATTAAGCCAGTTTGTTGATCTGTGCAGTCAGGTTTGCTTTATGACGTGCAGCTTTGTTTTTGTGGATCAGACCTTTAGCAGCCTGACGGTCCACGATTGGTTGCATTTCGTTAAATGCTTTCAGTGCAGTAGCTTTGTCGCCAGCTTCGATAGCTGCGTATACTTTCTTGATGAAAGTACGCATCATAGAGCGACGGCTAGCGTTGTGCTTGCGGGCCTTTTCAGACTGAACGGCGCGCTTCTTAGCTGATTTGATATTAGCCAAGGTCCAACTCCCAAATGTGTTCTATATGGACAATTCAAAGGCCGAGGAATATGCCCTTTTAGCCTTCTTTTGTCAATGGATTTGTGCAAATAAGCGCCGTTTAAATTCCAGCACTCGTTGCGTAGTGATGGCGCAGGATTCTACCAGCTTGCGTGGCGTGAATACAGCTTTTCGACGAGAAAAATTGCATTGGTGTACCCGTGAAGGGCGTCAATTTGTTTCATAACAATGAAAACCATCCTCTTTCTGTTTCGTAGAAACAATCGCCGGTTAACCTTGACCGCGGTACAGGGTATACTTTCACGATTTTCACTGTTTTGAGCCAGACATGAAGCTGATACGAGGCATACATAATCTCAGCCAGGCCCCGCATGGGTGTGTGCTGACTATTGGTAATTTCGACGGTGTGCACCGTGGCCACCGTGCGTTGCTGCAAGGCTTACGGGAAGAAGGGCGCAAACGCAATTTACCGGTGGTGGTAATGATTTTCGAGCCACAGCCGCTGGAACTTTTTGCGACGGACAAGTCACCTGCGCGCCTTACCCGCCTGCGGGAAAAACTGCGTTATCTGGCCGAATGCGGTGTGGACTACGTGCTGTGTGTGCGTTTTGACAGGCGTTTCGCCGCATTAACGGCGCAGACCTTCATCAGCGACCTGCTGGTGAAGCGCCTTGGTGTACAATTTCTTGCCGTTGGCGATGATTTCCGCTTTGGCGCTAGCCGTGCGGGCGATTTCTTGTTATTACAGGAAGCGGGCGCTGAGTATGGTTTTGATATCACCAGCACCCAAACCTTCTGTGAAGGCGGTGTGCGTATCAGCAGCACCGCAGTACGTCAGGCGCTGGCCGAAGATAACCTGCAACTGGCCGAAAGCCTGCTTGGGCATCCTTTTACTATCTCAGGACGCGTCGTTCACGGTGATGAGTTAGGGCGCACCATCGGTTTTCCGACGGCAAACTTACCGCTTCGTCGTCAGGTTTCTCCGGTGAAAGGTGTTTATGCGGTTGAAGTGATGGGACTGGGTGACAAACCGTTGCCCGGCGTCGCCAACATCGGCACCCGCCCGACGGTAGCAGGCGTACGCCAGCAGTTGGAAGTGCATCTATTGGACGTTGTAATGGACCTGTATGGTCGCCATATAGATGTAGTACTGCGTAAAAAAATACGCAGCGAACAGCGATTTGCCTCGCTGGATGAACTAAAAGCGCAGATTGCGCGTGATGAGTTGACTGCCCGTGAATTTTTTGGGCTAACAAAACCGGCTTAATGCCTATACGAGTTTTAAATACGGAACCGAGAATCTGATGAGTGACTATAAATCAACCCTGAATTTGCCGGAAACAGGGTTCCCGATGCGCGGCGATCTCGCCAAGCGCGAACCGGGAATGCTGGCGCGTTGGACTGATGATGACCTGTACGGCATCATTCGTGCGGCCAAAAAAGGCAAAAAAACCTTCATTCTGCATGATGGCCCTCCTTATGCGAATGGCAGCATTCATATTGGTCACTCGGTTAACAAGATTCTGAAAGACATTATCGTGAAGTCCAAAGGACTCACGGGCTATGACTCGCCGTACGTTCCGGGCTGGGACTGCCACGGTCTGCCGATCGAGCTGAAAGTAGAGCAGGAATACGGCAAGCCGGGCGAGAAGTTCACCGCTTCTGAGTTCCGCGCCAAGTGCCGTGAATACGCTGCTACGCAGGTTGACGGTCAGCGTAAAGACTTTATCCGTCTTGGCGTACTGGGCGACTGGTCGCATCCGTACCTGACCATGGACTTCAAAACCGAAGCCAATATCATTCGCGCGCTGGGTAAAATCATTGGCAACGGCCATCTGCATAAAGGCGCGAAGCCGGTGCACTGGTGCGTTGACTGCCGTTCCGCGCTGGCGGAAGCGGAAGTTGAGTATTATGACAAAACCTCCCCGTCCATCGACGTGGCGTTCCACGCTGCCGATCAGGATGCGGTGAAAGCGAAATTTGGCGTTTCTGACGTCAACGGCCCGATCTCTCTGGTTATCTGGACCACTACCCCGTGGACGTTACCGGCGAACCGCGCAATCTCTCTGGCACCTGATTTTGACTATGCGCTGGTGCAGATTGACGGCCAGGCTGTGATTCTGGCGAAAGATCTGGTTGAAAGCGTCATGCAGCGTATTGGCGCGGCTGAATACACCATTCTCGGCACAGTGAAAGGCGCTGAGCTGGAACTGCTGCGCTTTACCCATCCGTTTATGGGCTTTGACGTGCCGGCTATCCTTGGCGATCACGTTACGCTGGACGCGGGTACCGGCGCGGTCCATACCGCTGGCGGTCACGGTCCGGATGACTACGTCATCAGCCAGAAATACGGTCTGGAAATCGCTAACCCGGTTGGCCCGGACGGCGCATATCTGGCGGGTACCTATCCGGATCTGGACGGTGTGAACGTCTTTAAAGCCAACGACAAAATCGTTGCGCTGCTGAGCGAAAAAGGCGCGCTGCTGCACGTTGAGAAGATGCAGCACAGCTACCCATGCTGCTGGCGTCACAAGTCACCGATCATCT
This window of the Citrobacter freundii ATCC 8090 = MTCC 1658 = NBRC 12681 genome carries:
- a CDS encoding TIM-barrel domain-containing protein; protein product: MPFVQHDPRRLVWQQNDRYLWIEPWGENSLRVRSGRHLPVMRNEDWALTEPVAESHCHIDYEHHQATMTNGKIIAIVNQKGQVTFYRHPHKPLLQEFWRLRGEIGEDESSHGQYVSALNLEGREFRPIQGGKYSLKARFEATEGEKIYGMGQYQQANLDLKGCVLELAQRNSQASVPFMLSSLGYGFLWNNPAVGRVTFAHNVTEWEAQISEQLDYWITAGDTPAEISRAYALATGTPPMMPDYAMGFWQCKLRYRTQEELLAVAREYKRRNLPISVIVIDFFHWPNQGDWMFDSRDWPDPDAMIAELKSLGIELMVSVWPTVDSRTESYREMRENGWLVQTERGLPINMDFLGNTTFFDATHPDARDYVWGKAKRNYYDKGVKLFWLDEAEPEFSVYDYDNYRYHAGPVLEVGNIYPRMYAKTFFDGMKADGEDQVINLLRCAWAGSQKYGALVWSGDIHSSFRSLRNQFAAGMNMGIAGIPWWTTDIGGFHGGNIHDPHFHELLIRWFQWGVFSPVMRLHGNRDPQILPEHPYRDGIAQCPTGAANEVWSYGEEVCEVLTGCLTLREKLKPYIKAVMAETHERNAPVMRTLFFEFPEQTRSWEITDQYCFGPDLLVAPVMLEGMRERDVWLPEGETWTDLATGESYQGGQTLRYDAPLNRIPVFIREGGQYRNMLKL
- the rpsT gene encoding 30S ribosomal protein S20; this translates as MANIKSAKKRAVQSEKARKHNASRRSMMRTFIKKVYAAIEAGDKATALKAFNEMQPIVDRQAAKGLIHKNKAARHKANLTAQINKLA
- the nhaR gene encoding transcriptional activator NhaR, with translation MSHINYNHLYYFWHVYKEGSVVGAAEALYLTPQTITGQIKALEERLQGKLFKRKGRGLEPSELGELVFRYADKMFTLSQEMLDIVNYRKESNLLFDVGVADALSKQLVSSVLDAAVVEDEQIHLRCFESTHEMLLDQLSQHKLDMIISDCPIDSTQQEGLFSVRIGECSVSFWCTKPLPEKPFPACLEERRLLIPGRRSMLGRKLLNWINSQGLNVEILGEFDDAALMKAFGATHNAIFVAPTLYSHNFYADDSIVEIGRVENVMEEYHAIFAERMIQHPAVQRICNTDYSALFKSPQV
- the ribF gene encoding bifunctional riboflavin kinase/FAD synthetase; amino-acid sequence: MKLIRGIHNLSQAPHGCVLTIGNFDGVHRGHRALLQGLREEGRKRNLPVVVMIFEPQPLELFATDKSPARLTRLREKLRYLAECGVDYVLCVRFDRRFAALTAQTFISDLLVKRLGVQFLAVGDDFRFGASRAGDFLLLQEAGAEYGFDITSTQTFCEGGVRISSTAVRQALAEDNLQLAESLLGHPFTISGRVVHGDELGRTIGFPTANLPLRRQVSPVKGVYAVEVMGLGDKPLPGVANIGTRPTVAGVRQQLEVHLLDVVMDLYGRHIDVVLRKKIRSEQRFASLDELKAQIARDELTAREFFGLTKPA
- a CDS encoding MFS transporter, translating into MSSVIEDTQSCGSASLSLLQRISYGSLDVAGNLLYCFGSTYILYFYTDVAGISLAVAGVILLLARIVDGIDAPIWGIIIDKTRSRYGKCRPWFLWLPLPFGVFSALSFWSPDISMTGKAIYAAISYMIASILFTGLNTPLSAILPLMTLSPKERLVLNSWRMTGGQIGVLLMNATALPLVAFLGNGNDHAGFIYTAILFAAISCSLTLFAFKNIREMDADKIQQEPKLPMKKSFTAMKGNWPWILMVLANLIFWIALQQRSTTIVYYLTYNLDRKDLVPLINSLATIQILFIIAIPFFSKFLAKTWIWVGGLLVATFGGVLMWLAADNIPFLIAAWVLGNIGSGIACSMPFAMLGFAVDFGAWKTGIKATGILIAFGSTFCIKMGSGLGTAFAAWIMNSFGYVPNHAQSAAGLEGITWAFIWAPALLFALAAIPLLFFRKYEAMEETIRHDLETITQ